From the genome of Bordetella sp. H567, one region includes:
- a CDS encoding RraA family protein has product MSSTASASPLAAGWPAGYRINPSAPRLPAALVDAFRTLPVAAIGDAMSRNIGTIGLRQYHARLETTMVGQALTVRVRPGDNLMIHKALLMAQPGDVLVVDGGGDITQALVGGLMRTTCVARQLAGLVIDGAVRDLCEWAEDGMPVFARGHTHRGPSKDGPGEINVPIAVASLAVMPGDLVVGDADGVIAIPAEEAETVLEKTQAHLRKEAQIRESNRSGTADPERFNAILRAKGLPV; this is encoded by the coding sequence ATGAGCAGCACCGCATCCGCGTCCCCGCTTGCCGCCGGCTGGCCTGCCGGCTATCGCATCAATCCCAGTGCGCCGCGCTTGCCCGCCGCGCTGGTGGACGCCTTTCGAACGCTGCCGGTCGCGGCCATCGGCGACGCCATGAGCCGCAACATCGGCACCATCGGCCTGCGTCAGTACCATGCGCGCCTGGAGACGACCATGGTGGGTCAGGCGCTGACCGTGCGCGTGCGGCCGGGCGACAATCTGATGATTCACAAGGCCTTGCTGATGGCGCAGCCCGGCGACGTGCTGGTCGTCGATGGCGGGGGCGATATCACCCAGGCGCTGGTCGGAGGCCTGATGCGCACCACCTGCGTGGCGCGGCAGCTCGCCGGCTTGGTGATCGACGGCGCCGTCCGCGATCTGTGCGAGTGGGCCGAGGACGGCATGCCGGTCTTCGCCAGGGGGCATACCCACCGCGGGCCGAGCAAGGACGGACCGGGCGAGATCAACGTCCCCATCGCGGTGGCCAGCCTGGCCGTCATGCCGGGGGATCTGGTCGTGGGCGATGCCGACGGGGTGATCGCCATCCCGGCCGAAGAAGCCGAAACGGTACTCGAGAAGACACAGGCTCATCTGCGCAAGGAAGCGCAGATCCGCGAATCCAACCGCAGCGGCACGGCGGACCCGGAACGTTTCAACGCCATACTGCGCGCGAAGGGCCTGCCGGTCTGA
- a CDS encoding Bug family tripartite tricarboxylate transporter substrate binding protein gives MRPLSRRAFLQSSACALAAGPARVFAADGQPWPTRPINMIVAFAPGGFTDVAARLIANQLTNELGQPIIVENRSGAAGLIGTQAAARAAPDGYTLLLGTISTHAINVGLYKSLPYDPAKDFVAVSGVASGPLVLVVNPSMGVKTVAELIDKARAAPGKYTYGSGGPGTTSHLAAEMFKSMAKVDLLHVPYRSPALATSGLLGGQIDLMFDTVPATINNVKAGKILALGISGAPGAGKIVDLNIPDIGATLPGFDANTWVGMFAPAGTPTAIVARLDASIRKSLADPVLVKRLAEIGMLPFVASSADFSAYIKADTQRWTELIRKNGISMD, from the coding sequence ATGCGCCCGCTTTCCCGCCGTGCGTTCCTGCAGTCATCGGCGTGCGCGCTCGCCGCCGGCCCCGCGCGCGTGTTCGCCGCCGACGGCCAGCCCTGGCCGACGCGGCCTATCAACATGATCGTCGCCTTCGCACCGGGCGGATTCACGGACGTCGCCGCCCGCCTGATCGCCAACCAGCTGACGAATGAGCTGGGCCAGCCCATCATCGTGGAGAACCGCTCGGGCGCCGCGGGCTTGATCGGCACCCAGGCCGCCGCGCGCGCCGCGCCGGACGGCTATACCTTGCTGCTGGGGACGATCAGCACCCATGCCATCAACGTCGGACTCTACAAGTCCCTGCCCTACGACCCCGCCAAGGATTTCGTGGCCGTGTCCGGAGTGGCCAGCGGGCCGCTCGTCCTGGTCGTCAATCCGTCGATGGGTGTAAAGACGGTCGCGGAGCTGATAGACAAGGCGCGCGCCGCGCCCGGCAAGTACACGTACGGATCGGGGGGCCCAGGGACCACCAGCCATCTGGCGGCCGAAATGTTCAAGTCGATGGCGAAGGTCGACCTGCTCCATGTGCCCTATCGCAGCCCCGCCCTGGCCACATCGGGCCTGTTGGGCGGCCAGATCGACCTGATGTTCGACACCGTACCCGCCACGATCAATAACGTAAAAGCCGGCAAGATTCTCGCATTGGGCATCAGCGGCGCGCCCGGGGCCGGCAAGATCGTCGACCTCAACATACCGGATATCGGCGCCACGCTGCCCGGCTTCGACGCCAACACCTGGGTCGGCATGTTCGCGCCGGCCGGCACGCCCACCGCCATCGTGGCGCGCCTGGACGCGTCGATACGCAAATCGCTGGCGGACCCGGTGCTGGTCAAGCGACTGGCCGAAATCGGCATGCTACCGTTCGTCGCCTCGTCCGCGGATTTCTCCGCGTACATCAAGGCCGATACGCAGCGCTGGACAGAACTGATCCGCAAGAACGGCATTTCGATGGATTGA
- a CDS encoding NAD(P)-dependent oxidoreductase: MSRLKVFLTYTDDEFAGYYSASGLAALQTHADVVRNTTGRVLAGRELAEASAGCQAIIAHRSVAGSRETFAHAPDLLAFLRAAVDISTVDVAAASELGILVTRASAGFATAVAELALAMILDLARGISRARHDYAHGRAPVVAKARQLAGTRVGIVGYGRIGRQLASHAAALGMRVRAYDPAIPADELGAIGAPFETVLGDSDYVVCLAASTPETENLMDAAAFARMPRDACFLNLARGELVDEDALLAALDAGRLRGAALDVGRAPDQKPSARFENRPDVVLMPHVGGMTAEAREHQTMDTVRQIAALAAGRMPDGAVNATQAFRVRPLLAREDTPGAAPQRP, encoded by the coding sequence ATGAGCCGACTCAAGGTATTCCTGACCTACACCGACGACGAGTTCGCCGGCTATTACAGCGCGAGCGGCCTGGCTGCGTTGCAGACCCATGCCGATGTCGTGCGCAACACCACCGGCCGAGTGCTGGCCGGGCGCGAGCTGGCGGAGGCCAGCGCCGGCTGCCAGGCCATCATCGCGCACCGCTCGGTCGCGGGTAGCCGCGAAACCTTCGCCCATGCACCGGACCTGCTGGCTTTTTTGCGGGCGGCGGTGGACATCAGCACCGTCGATGTGGCGGCGGCCTCCGAACTGGGCATCCTCGTGACCCGGGCCAGCGCCGGTTTCGCCACGGCGGTCGCCGAACTTGCGCTTGCCATGATCCTGGACCTGGCGCGCGGCATCTCCAGGGCCCGGCACGATTACGCCCATGGCCGTGCACCGGTCGTGGCGAAAGCCAGGCAGCTTGCCGGAACGCGCGTGGGCATCGTCGGCTACGGCCGCATCGGCCGCCAATTGGCCTCCCACGCGGCAGCGCTGGGCATGCGGGTGCGCGCATACGATCCGGCGATTCCCGCGGACGAGCTGGGCGCGATCGGCGCGCCCTTCGAAACGGTGCTCGGTGATTCCGACTATGTCGTCTGCCTGGCCGCGTCGACGCCAGAAACGGAAAACCTGATGGATGCCGCTGCCTTCGCGCGCATGCCGCGGGACGCCTGCTTCCTGAATCTGGCGCGCGGCGAACTGGTGGACGAAGACGCCTTGCTGGCGGCCCTGGACGCCGGGCGACTGCGTGGTGCCGCGCTGGATGTCGGCCGCGCGCCCGACCAGAAGCCGTCCGCCCGCTTCGAAAACCGGCCCGACGTGGTCCTGATGCCGCATGTCGGCGGCATGACGGCGGAGGCCCGCGAACACCAAACCATGGATACGGTGCGCCAGATCGCGGCCCTGGCCGCGGGCCGGATGCCCGACGGCGCCGTGAACGCCACGCAGGCGTTTCGCGTGAGGCCGCTGCTGGCCCGCGAAGACACGCCCGGCGCCGCGCCGCAACGCCCCTAG
- a CDS encoding amidohydrolase family protein, with protein MTTAPWSAGTEPARATLPEGSVDCHHHIYDTRFAYHPEADYRPPDATVAHYRQLRARLGTARSVIVQPSSYGVDNACLCDALASMGDSARGVAVIDAGTSRETLRALDASGVRGIRFNLARPAGAGVEQLELLAGRVADLGWHVQVHALGRDYPALETRLAGLPTPLVIDHLGRIPQPDARAHPAWAALRRLVDKGRTWIKLSGVDHDSVDGAPTYVDGGDLVRGWIGAAPQRVVWGTDWPHVSAIMNPDKSLPDDASILDLFHGWMATPEQRQAIFVDNPCELYGFEPPAQSRAGAG; from the coding sequence ATGACGACAGCCCCGTGGTCCGCCGGTACCGAACCGGCCCGCGCTACGCTGCCCGAGGGCAGCGTGGATTGCCATCACCATATCTATGACACGCGTTTCGCCTACCATCCCGAGGCGGATTACCGCCCGCCGGATGCGACGGTCGCGCACTATCGCCAATTGCGGGCGCGGCTGGGCACGGCGCGCAGCGTCATCGTCCAGCCATCCAGCTACGGCGTCGACAATGCCTGCCTGTGCGATGCCTTGGCGTCGATGGGCGACAGCGCGCGCGGCGTGGCGGTCATCGACGCCGGCACGTCGCGCGAAACGCTGCGCGCGCTGGACGCGTCCGGCGTGCGTGGCATCCGCTTCAACCTGGCGCGGCCTGCCGGCGCGGGCGTGGAGCAATTGGAGCTGCTGGCGGGGCGCGTGGCCGACCTTGGGTGGCATGTGCAAGTGCATGCGCTGGGGCGCGACTATCCCGCCCTGGAGACCCGGCTGGCCGGCCTGCCCACGCCGTTGGTCATCGACCACCTTGGACGGATTCCGCAGCCGGACGCCCGCGCGCATCCGGCGTGGGCCGCGCTGCGCCGGCTCGTGGACAAGGGGCGGACATGGATCAAGCTATCCGGCGTCGACCACGATAGCGTGGACGGCGCGCCGACCTATGTCGATGGCGGCGACCTGGTGCGCGGCTGGATAGGCGCGGCGCCGCAGCGCGTCGTGTGGGGTACCGACTGGCCTCACGTGTCGGCCATCATGAATCCCGATAAATCGTTGCCGGACGATGCATCGATCCTGGATCTCTTCCACGGCTGGATGGCCACGCCGGAACAGCGGCAAGCCATCTTCGTGGACAATCCCTGCGAGCTTTATGGGTTCGAACCGCCGGCGCAATCCCGGGCGGGCGCCGGCTAG
- a CDS encoding IclR family transcriptional regulator, translating into MDDAPIDKTLAIMEAVAASRRPLSVTEISDLTGLAMPTAHRLVVQLIDRNVLSRHLSSKRVMPGARLTRLGIDAVQTSLNADQPHALLKSLAISLGEFAQISMVVDGELVCVDAAAVRRPGGLHLEQGNKGPLHCTSIGKLHLAHMPEEALSQWLRSSTRRKFTGSTLTSETRLRAHFNEIRAQGWASCNEEWNAGVVGVGVRIPLRSNAFIGLCVSAPTARMDHEQMVGNVPVLRKFAADIAVAFEAGSAG; encoded by the coding sequence ATGGATGACGCCCCCATCGACAAGACACTGGCCATCATGGAAGCCGTGGCGGCCTCGCGCCGCCCGCTTTCCGTCACCGAGATTTCGGACTTGACGGGGTTGGCGATGCCGACGGCGCACCGGCTGGTCGTGCAACTGATCGACCGCAACGTGCTCAGCCGGCACCTGTCGTCCAAGCGCGTAATGCCGGGGGCCCGCCTTACCAGGTTGGGGATCGACGCCGTGCAGACCTCGCTGAACGCCGATCAGCCGCACGCCTTGCTGAAGTCGCTGGCGATCTCCTTGGGCGAATTCGCGCAAATCAGCATGGTGGTGGACGGCGAGCTGGTGTGCGTGGACGCCGCCGCGGTGCGGCGGCCGGGCGGCCTGCACCTGGAACAGGGCAATAAGGGGCCGCTGCATTGCACGTCCATCGGCAAGCTGCACCTGGCCCACATGCCGGAAGAGGCGTTGTCGCAATGGCTGCGTTCCTCCACTCGGCGCAAGTTCACCGGCAGCACGCTCACCAGCGAAACCCGGCTGCGCGCCCACTTCAACGAGATCCGGGCCCAGGGCTGGGCCTCGTGCAACGAGGAGTGGAACGCGGGCGTGGTGGGCGTGGGTGTGCGCATTCCGCTGCGCAGCAATGCCTTTATCGGCCTATGCGTCTCCGCGCCGACGGCGCGCATGGACCACGAGCAGATGGTCGGCAATGTCCCCGTGCTGCGCAAATTCGCCGCGGATATCGCCGTGGCCTTCGAGGCCGGCAGCGCCGGCTGA
- a CDS encoding MFS transporter has translation MAHIGSTPAGGHAVPHDDKALIAKAARRLIPLIMVLYVCAYLDRVNISFAALQMNADLGLSNAVYGFGASMFFVSYFLFEVPSNLILDKVGPRRWIARIMITWGIVSACMAFVQGEKSFYVLRFLLGVAEAGFFPGIVMYISYWFPKSYRARFTSIFMMSIPISGLIGSPISGYVLDGMNGVGGLPGWKWMFIIEALPAVVLGVACLWLLTDRPSKAGWLSPAERERLEGILDEERRGLEAVRKYKLSEAFTSPGVLLLAGILFCIVFGVTGIAFFLPQIIKSFGFSNTAVGLLSVLPFLAGVCAMYLWARHSDIKGEKIRHLGVALVLAAVGFVFTTFMLGNHAAALAGLIVAAAGVYAANTMLWTLPTSVLTGTAAAAAVALINSLANLSGILAPPLLGWSRDVTGGFAATGAIFAGFVILGALLTWAFSHSELAKAERMNQENKPHALAAHRRSA, from the coding sequence ATGGCTCACATCGGCAGCACTCCCGCGGGCGGCCACGCCGTCCCGCACGACGACAAGGCGCTCATCGCGAAGGCCGCGCGGCGCCTCATTCCGCTGATCATGGTCCTGTACGTCTGCGCCTACCTGGATCGCGTGAATATTTCCTTCGCCGCCCTGCAGATGAATGCCGACCTCGGGCTGTCGAACGCCGTCTATGGCTTCGGCGCGAGCATGTTCTTCGTCAGCTATTTCCTCTTTGAAGTGCCCAGCAACCTGATCCTGGACAAGGTCGGTCCGCGCCGCTGGATCGCGCGCATCATGATCACCTGGGGCATCGTTTCGGCGTGCATGGCTTTCGTGCAGGGAGAGAAAAGCTTCTATGTCCTGCGCTTCCTGCTTGGCGTGGCCGAGGCGGGCTTTTTTCCGGGCATCGTCATGTACATCAGCTACTGGTTCCCGAAGTCGTACCGGGCACGCTTTACCAGTATTTTCATGATGTCGATTCCCATATCGGGGTTAATAGGCAGCCCGATCTCGGGCTATGTGCTGGACGGCATGAATGGCGTCGGCGGCTTGCCGGGCTGGAAGTGGATGTTCATCATCGAAGCCCTCCCGGCCGTGGTGCTCGGTGTCGCCTGCCTCTGGCTGCTGACCGACCGTCCTTCCAAGGCGGGCTGGCTGTCGCCCGCCGAGCGCGAGCGCCTGGAAGGAATACTCGATGAAGAGCGGCGCGGCCTGGAGGCCGTGCGCAAGTACAAGCTGTCCGAGGCGTTCACGTCCCCCGGCGTGCTGTTGCTCGCCGGCATTCTTTTCTGCATTGTTTTCGGCGTCACGGGCATCGCCTTCTTCCTGCCGCAGATCATCAAGAGCTTCGGCTTTTCCAATACCGCCGTGGGCCTGCTCAGCGTGTTGCCCTTCCTGGCCGGCGTGTGCGCCATGTATCTGTGGGCACGCCATTCCGACATCAAGGGAGAGAAGATCCGCCACCTTGGCGTGGCGCTGGTCCTGGCGGCGGTGGGCTTCGTATTCACGACCTTCATGCTCGGCAACCACGCCGCCGCGCTGGCCGGACTGATCGTCGCCGCCGCGGGGGTATATGCCGCCAACACCATGCTCTGGACGCTGCCTACCTCGGTGTTGACCGGGACGGCGGCCGCCGCGGCGGTGGCGCTGATCAATTCGCTGGCCAATCTGAGCGGCATCCTGGCGCCGCCGCTGCTGGGCTGGAGCCGCGACGTGACCGGTGGCTTCGCCGCGACCGGCGCGATCTTCGCGGGTTTCGTTATATTGGGCGCGCTGTTGACCTGGGCCTTCTCGCATAGCGAGCTGGCCAAGGCCGAGCGCATGAATCAGGAGAATAAGCCTCATGCCCTTGCAGCACATCGCCGTTCGGCCTGA
- a CDS encoding ureidoglycolate lyase: MPLQHIAVRPDGDARLAPYGLVFPVTPGDERIPIPLDAIGAEARGAFTATVIRARSSRAAGPLGILERHPYSVQAFVPLGAYRLVAVAAPRGQPPTRLGQLTAIHIPAGWGFAWHPGVWHTGMMGDGMDAALVSMVRRMPDGADTETTALPFSIDPAEPHTDVQ, translated from the coding sequence ATGCCCTTGCAGCACATCGCCGTTCGGCCTGACGGGGATGCCCGCCTGGCGCCCTACGGCCTGGTCTTTCCGGTCACGCCGGGCGACGAACGCATCCCTATCCCCCTGGACGCCATCGGGGCCGAAGCGCGCGGCGCATTCACGGCCACGGTGATCCGCGCGCGCTCCAGCCGGGCGGCGGGGCCGCTCGGCATCCTGGAACGGCATCCGTATTCGGTGCAGGCCTTCGTTCCGCTGGGCGCGTATCGGCTGGTGGCCGTGGCGGCGCCGCGCGGACAGCCGCCGACGCGGCTCGGTCAATTGACCGCCATCCATATTCCCGCGGGCTGGGGTTTCGCCTGGCACCCCGGCGTCTGGCACACTGGAATGATGGGCGACGGCATGGACGCCGCGCTTGTCTCCATGGTGCGCCGCATGCCGGACGGCGCCGACACCGAAACCACCGCCCTCCCGTTTTCCATCGACCCCGCGGAGCCTCACACCGATGTCCAATAG
- a CDS encoding polysaccharide deacetylase family protein yields MSNSNHPVRDLAGYGRTTPDPQWPAQARVAVNIVINVEEGSEPSVPDGDADSEVGLIETGGRAFAGRDLGAESMFEYGSRAGFWRLWKILQRHGAPATFFACSLALERNPAIAAAIREGVAAGTYDVCGHGLRWERHQTLSAEAEARAIHAAYDQIAALTGAAPAGWYCRYAPTVHTREIVAAHGGFLYDSDAYNDDLPYWTTAGGRPHLVVPYTQVMNDAKFLRGGLNTGGDFFEVLREQFDALWDEGATEPKMMSIGLHCRVAGHPFRATALSRFLEYIAQRPNVWLCRRADIARHWMKHHPYQPPR; encoded by the coding sequence ATGTCCAATAGCAATCATCCGGTGCGCGACCTGGCCGGATACGGCAGGACGACGCCCGATCCTCAATGGCCCGCGCAGGCGCGCGTCGCCGTCAATATCGTGATCAATGTCGAGGAAGGCTCCGAGCCCTCGGTGCCCGACGGCGACGCCGACAGCGAGGTCGGCCTGATCGAGACAGGCGGGCGGGCATTCGCCGGCCGCGACCTGGGCGCGGAATCGATGTTCGAGTACGGCAGCCGTGCCGGCTTCTGGCGCTTGTGGAAAATCCTGCAGCGCCACGGGGCGCCCGCGACCTTTTTCGCCTGTTCCCTCGCGCTGGAACGCAATCCCGCCATCGCCGCGGCCATACGCGAGGGCGTCGCGGCCGGAACCTATGACGTGTGCGGCCATGGACTGCGATGGGAACGCCACCAGACGCTCAGCGCCGAGGCCGAAGCCCGCGCCATCCATGCCGCCTATGATCAGATCGCCGCGCTGACCGGCGCGGCGCCGGCCGGCTGGTATTGCCGCTATGCGCCCACTGTGCATACGCGCGAGATCGTGGCCGCGCATGGCGGCTTCCTGTACGACAGCGACGCCTATAACGATGACCTGCCTTACTGGACCACGGCCGGCGGCCGCCCCCATCTGGTGGTGCCTTACACCCAGGTCATGAACGACGCGAAATTCCTGCGCGGCGGACTGAACACCGGGGGCGATTTCTTCGAGGTGCTGCGCGAACAATTCGATGCGCTGTGGGATGAAGGCGCGACCGAGCCGAAGATGATGTCGATCGGCCTGCATTGCCGCGTGGCCGGCCATCCTTTCCGCGCGACCGCCTTGTCCCGGTTCCTGGAATACATCGCCCAGCGCCCGAATGTGTGGCTGTGCCGCCGCGCGGACATCGCGCGCCACTGGATGAAGCACCACCCTTACCAGCCGCCCCGGTGA
- a CDS encoding DUF4142 domain-containing protein — MKLYRAALLCSIAAFVGLAGCASRDNGGRGPMLSGSDQTFLENAAQGNQAEIQGSKMALDKSSSSEVRAFAQTMIKDHTAANEKLVALATRKGYNPPTAPSMMQATELKGLNLFSGNAFDKAYVDRIGIAAHEATIKQFETAASGANDADIRAFAQGLLPALRHHLEMAQALNQQQKQQ, encoded by the coding sequence ATGAAACTCTACCGTGCTGCTTTGCTGTGTTCCATTGCCGCGTTCGTCGGCCTTGCCGGCTGTGCCAGCCGCGACAACGGCGGTCGCGGGCCCATGTTGTCCGGCAGTGACCAAACCTTCCTGGAAAATGCCGCGCAAGGCAATCAGGCGGAGATCCAGGGCAGCAAGATGGCGCTCGACAAGAGCAGCAGTTCCGAAGTGCGTGCCTTCGCGCAAACGATGATCAAGGACCATACGGCCGCCAACGAGAAGCTGGTCGCGCTGGCGACGCGCAAGGGCTACAACCCGCCCACCGCGCCGTCCATGATGCAGGCCACCGAGCTGAAGGGCTTGAACCTGTTCTCCGGCAATGCCTTCGACAAGGCTTATGTGGACCGCATCGGCATTGCCGCGCATGAGGCGACCATCAAGCAGTTCGAGACCGCCGCCAGCGGGGCCAACGACGCCGATATCCGCGCCTTCGCGCAAGGCCTGCTGCCGGCACTGCGCCACCATCTGGAAATGGCGCAGGCGCTGAACCAGCAGCAGAAGCAGCAGTAG
- a CDS encoding SDR family NAD(P)-dependent oxidoreductase produces the protein MRVFVALLIALMLGGCAISPRIGPDDRPRIAGKTFVVTGASSGFGRGVALELAGQGANVVLAARRATVLQEVADEVRGRGGVPLVVETDVGKAQDVSHLAEAAVARFGAVDVWINNAGVVAIGRFEDIPVEDHARLVQTNVMGVIYGSHAAMRLFRAQGHGTLVNVGSAESVVPLAYHASYSASKAAVLSLGRALDQEIRLSGQRDISVATVLPWAADTPVLQHAANYSGRTPRMVSMDDPQTVVDAIVWVSVHPQDTLPVGWKARGVYVMHHLLPGMTESIAADMQHKKQMEDAPPAGSTDGALYRPSPADTGVEGGNRARQQREDAVRDGGS, from the coding sequence GTGCGCGTGTTCGTTGCCCTGCTGATTGCGCTCATGCTGGGCGGTTGCGCCATATCGCCGCGCATCGGGCCGGACGACCGGCCGCGTATCGCCGGCAAGACCTTCGTGGTGACCGGCGCCTCCAGCGGATTCGGGCGCGGCGTGGCGCTGGAGTTGGCCGGCCAGGGCGCCAACGTGGTGCTGGCAGCGCGGCGGGCGACGGTGCTGCAGGAGGTGGCCGACGAGGTGCGCGGCCGTGGCGGCGTCCCGCTGGTGGTGGAGACCGACGTCGGCAAGGCGCAGGACGTCAGCCATCTGGCCGAGGCCGCGGTCGCCCGCTTCGGCGCCGTGGATGTGTGGATCAACAACGCGGGCGTGGTGGCCATCGGCCGCTTCGAGGACATTCCCGTCGAAGACCATGCGCGCCTCGTGCAGACCAATGTGATGGGCGTCATCTACGGCAGCCATGCCGCCATGCGCCTGTTTCGCGCGCAAGGCCACGGGACGCTGGTGAACGTCGGTTCGGCGGAAAGCGTCGTGCCCCTGGCCTATCACGCGTCGTATTCGGCCAGCAAGGCGGCAGTGCTGAGCCTGGGGCGGGCGCTGGACCAGGAGATACGCCTGAGCGGGCAGCGGGACATCAGCGTGGCCACCGTCCTGCCCTGGGCGGCCGATACGCCGGTGCTGCAGCACGCGGCCAACTACAGTGGCCGCACCCCGCGCATGGTGTCCATGGACGACCCCCAGACGGTGGTGGACGCGATCGTATGGGTGTCCGTGCATCCCCAGGACACGCTGCCGGTGGGTTGGAAGGCGCGCGGCGTGTACGTCATGCACCATTTGCTGCCGGGCATGACGGAATCCATCGCCGCCGATATGCAGCACAAGAAGCAGATGGAAGATGCGCCGCCGGCAGGGTCGACCGACGGTGCGCTGTATCGGCCTTCACCGGCCGATACCGGCGTGGAGGGCGGCAACCGCGCGCGCCAACAGCGCGAGGACGCGGTCAGGGATGGCGGTTCGTGA